A region of Zootoca vivipara chromosome 15, rZooViv1.1, whole genome shotgun sequence DNA encodes the following proteins:
- the LIAT1 gene encoding protein LIAT1, with product MEPGSPCTVALETRPRSERGGGAPELAERFGPRTGASAKAEGVRGEGRTPPPPQHTCSAPKGARDTRKEGRMDVCRQDPLSEGEGAKTKKPPAKERPQTPHTKKKARKTKKKKAAQDNGKPEGKSKKNSVLVTSPHELLQHQTGPGTTPQGAAPKATPAKPALSASISFLTQNNCVLSNESLRWDGILDDPIAEEERLWVYRLNRRKRYGEYIQQNLPPEPSFAFKHLPQHYVAPPQGREQLLRKSMSSTTTSVPKTDQSGQSSKISTNVSKRQSALMPSVSQEIA from the exons ATGGAGCCTGGAAGTCCGTGCACTGTCGCCTTGGAGACGCGTCCACGGAGCGAGAGAGGGGGCGGAGCACCGGAGCTGGCGGAGAGATTCGGTCCCAGGACGGGGGCATCTGCTAAAGCGGAGGGagtgcggggggaggggaggaccccTCCCCCACCTCAGCATACCT GCTCAGCACCCAAAGGAGCAAGAGATacccggaaggaaggaaggatggatgtgTGTCGGCAAGACCCCCTCTCAGAGGGGGAGGGCGCCAAGACCAAAAAGCCACCTGCGAAGGAACGCCCACAGACACCTCACACCAAGAAGAAAGCAAGGAAGACGAAGAAAAAGAAGGCAGCCCAAGATAATG GAAAACCTGAAGGCAAAAGCAAGAAGAACTCCGTCCTTGTGACATCACCCCATGAACTACTTCAACACCAAACTGGCCCTGGAACGACGCCCCAAGGTGCTGCCCCAAAGGCGACTCCAGCCAAACCTGCTCTCTCTGCCAGCATTTCGTTCTTGACCCAAAACAACTGTGTGCTTTCCAACGAGAGCCTTCGCTGGGATGGGATCCTGGATGATCCCATAGCAGAAGAGGAGAGGctgtgggtctacaggctgaacaGAAGGAAGCGTTATGGGGAGTACATCCAGCAAAACCTACCGCCAGAGCCATCCTTCGCTTTTAAGCACTTGCCACAGCATTATGTGGCTCCTCCTCAGGGCAGGGAGCAGTTGCTGCGGAAGAGCATGTCCTCCACTACTACTTCAGTGCCCAAGACAGACCAAAGTGGACAGAGTTCTAAGATCTCAACAAACGTCTCAAAAAGGCAGTCAGCACTGATGCCAAGTGTTTCTCAGGAAATAGCGTAA